A region of Tigriopus californicus strain San Diego chromosome 7, Tcal_SD_v2.1, whole genome shotgun sequence DNA encodes the following proteins:
- the LOC131883457 gene encoding uncharacterized protein LOC131883457: MKEVFVFALLVAYLPLNEGQDLTDLETVNGLEETESFRCGVFFSGKNKGDKPRMKIFIIPKRFETSCPAKNPKEYEKYCGDLFNKVKSKITWRTPSKKRSGFNVGDDLCALVKKEAGIRKLPNKRFPRGLEVGFYYNYCSDITWYDTGNRIKTNLCCDTNQRYVDC; this comes from the exons ATGAAAGAAGTTTTCGTGTTTGCGCTTCTTGTCGCCTACTTGCCATTAAATGAAGGTCAAGATTTAACCGATTTGGAAACTGTCAATGGGCTCGAGGAAAC TGAGTCTTTCCGATGTGGCGTATTTTTCTCCGGCAAGAACAAGGGCGACAAACCAAGAATGAAGATCTTCATTATTCCAAAACGCTTTGAGACCAGCTGCCCAGCTAAAAACcccaaggaatatgaaaaGTATTGCGGTGACTTG TTCAATAAAGTCAAGTCTAAAATCACCTGGAGAACTCCGAGCAAGAAACGATCTGGGTTTAACGTTGGTGATGATTTGTgtgctttggtcaaaaaggAGGCCGGTATTCGGAAATTGCCCAATAAGAGATTCCCTCGAGGACTTGAG GTTGGATTTTATTACAACTATTGTTCTGACATCACGTGGTACGACACCGGAAACAGGATCAAAACCAACCTTTGTTGTGATACCAATCAAAGATACGTGGATTGTTGA
- the LOC131883292 gene encoding monoglyceride lipase-like isoform X1, producing the protein MSTMSGDLKFDPKSNVILDPEALDDKESMPNQLDMKESVDFGNVQADENKVTVEKCYLSMPDGYKVHARYWKPPLSYGLKALIFVSHGLGEHLEWYNELGMLLAEHGYLVFGHDHLGHGLSEGSRGYIQTFDTLVSHVMSHVSRIKMDNQGVPCFIYGHSMGGNVALRAILQNGGFFRGMVLEGPLIKVNDETITFPKFMLAQLANLIVPEFPTEQIPLDAVTSDLDTQQQLRDDPLRYNQGIKVGTALAMLESLKIVGSALSEIDIPFLTMHGKLDTLCMPRGSEDLHARAKAQDKQIIMFPNAKHHLILEIEDVRNQAVAETLSWLEQRCI; encoded by the exons ATGAGTACTATGTCCGGTGATCTTaaatttgatcccaaaagTAATGTCATATTAGATCCGGAGGCTTTGGACGACAAGGAATCCATGCCGAACCAACTTGATATGAAAGAATCTGTcgattttggaaatgttcaaGCAGACGAAAACAAAGTGACTgtggaaaaatgttatttgtCGATGCCCGATGGTTACAAGGTGCATGCCAGATATTGGAAGCCTCCATTATCCTATGGATTGAAG GCCTTGATTTTCGTAAGCCATGGCTTGGGTGAGCATTTGGAGTGGTACAATGAGCTGGGAATGCTATTGGCAGAGCATGGATACTTGGTTTTTGGACACGATCACCTGGGTCATGGTTTGAGTGAGGGCTCTCGTGGATACATACAGACTTTTGACACATTGGTCTCCCATGTCATGTCTCATGTGAGCCGGATCAAAATGGACAATCAGGGAGTTCCTTGCTTCATCTATGGCCATTCCATGGGAGGCAATGTGGCTTTAAG AGCCATCCTTCAAAATGGAGGATTTTTCCGCGGCATGGTGCTCGAGGGACCCCTTATCAAGGTCAATGACGAGACCATTACTTTTCCCAAGTTCATGTTGGCGCAACTCGCAAATCTCATTGTCCCTGAGTTCCCTACCGAGCAAATACCCTTGGATGCCGTGACTTCAGACTTGGATACGCAACAGCAATTGAGAGACGATCCCTTGAGATACAATCAAGGAATCAAGGTTGGCACTGCGCTGGCCATGTTGGAATCTCTGAAG ATCGTCGGGAGTGCCTTGTCGGAGATTGATATTCCGTTCCTAACAATGCATGGCAAATTGGACACGTTGTGTATGCCACGAGGCTCCGAGGATCTACACGCCCGTGCCAAGGCCCAAGATAAGCAAATCATTATGTTTCCCAATGCCAAACATCATCTCATCTTGGAGATCGAGGACGTTCGAAATCAAGCTGTGGCAGAAACTCTCAGCTGGTTGGAACAGAGGtgtatttga
- the LOC131883292 gene encoding monoglyceride lipase-like isoform X2 produces the protein MSTMSGDLKFDPKNENKVTVEKCYLSMPDGYKVHARYWKPPLSYGLKALIFVSHGLGEHLEWYNELGMLLAEHGYLVFGHDHLGHGLSEGSRGYIQTFDTLVSHVMSHVSRIKMDNQGVPCFIYGHSMGGNVALRAILQNGGFFRGMVLEGPLIKVNDETITFPKFMLAQLANLIVPEFPTEQIPLDAVTSDLDTQQQLRDDPLRYNQGIKVGTALAMLESLKIVGSALSEIDIPFLTMHGKLDTLCMPRGSEDLHARAKAQDKQIIMFPNAKHHLILEIEDVRNQAVAETLSWLEQRCI, from the exons ATGAGTACTATGTCCGGTGATCTTaaatttgatcccaaaa ACGAAAACAAAGTGACTgtggaaaaatgttatttgtCGATGCCCGATGGTTACAAGGTGCATGCCAGATATTGGAAGCCTCCATTATCCTATGGATTGAAG GCCTTGATTTTCGTAAGCCATGGCTTGGGTGAGCATTTGGAGTGGTACAATGAGCTGGGAATGCTATTGGCAGAGCATGGATACTTGGTTTTTGGACACGATCACCTGGGTCATGGTTTGAGTGAGGGCTCTCGTGGATACATACAGACTTTTGACACATTGGTCTCCCATGTCATGTCTCATGTGAGCCGGATCAAAATGGACAATCAGGGAGTTCCTTGCTTCATCTATGGCCATTCCATGGGAGGCAATGTGGCTTTAAG AGCCATCCTTCAAAATGGAGGATTTTTCCGCGGCATGGTGCTCGAGGGACCCCTTATCAAGGTCAATGACGAGACCATTACTTTTCCCAAGTTCATGTTGGCGCAACTCGCAAATCTCATTGTCCCTGAGTTCCCTACCGAGCAAATACCCTTGGATGCCGTGACTTCAGACTTGGATACGCAACAGCAATTGAGAGACGATCCCTTGAGATACAATCAAGGAATCAAGGTTGGCACTGCGCTGGCCATGTTGGAATCTCTGAAG ATCGTCGGGAGTGCCTTGTCGGAGATTGATATTCCGTTCCTAACAATGCATGGCAAATTGGACACGTTGTGTATGCCACGAGGCTCCGAGGATCTACACGCCCGTGCCAAGGCCCAAGATAAGCAAATCATTATGTTTCCCAATGCCAAACATCATCTCATCTTGGAGATCGAGGACGTTCGAAATCAAGCTGTGGCAGAAACTCTCAGCTGGTTGGAACAGAGGtgtatttga
- the LOC131883291 gene encoding uncharacterized protein LOC131883291, producing the protein MGNQPWECSTGIQNNAQHNARGRGSQREHAFPNTWDRSPGRKSGRITRSVLLAIAWIAVWSELVVGSLSLTIREDQIHTSLGISGRPCQRDSDCPQEQVCATSDDSSNSTQGVSWCICPRGYVLWKWSCHPKVLQLGGSCIFSAQCEAPFKHNHRICDPLSKQCACEFGFVPSSDAETCIMVNPREVTSTSEANLKMELIRQIREDLETRNHTRSKHDDVVSSGEDTLHPKHLNSDQIHTVLYIGLALCCVLCVGAISALYMKFMKKKQNNQAAIRGLLDLVSGSDTNSVVGGGSSPGSFDSNTGGIYPHSYIIQPPTLGNGHIQCVDSSIINLDTSRRRQSKILLPALEEDQVVTYPAPHLSMPILPPIRNKPREHKGEDIRFIVPRPRVDGEIETPTIAAITESLNEINNRKSTYQRIMTESAASFPVVDSPPPIPEEPHL; encoded by the exons ATGGGAAACCAACCTTGGGAGTGCTCGACTGGGATCCAGAACAACGCACAACACAACGCCCGTGGACGAGGATCACAGAGGGAACATGCATTCCCAAATACCTGGGACCGCTCTCCAGGGAGAAAGTCAGGCCGCATAACTCGTTCAGTATTGTTGGCCATTGCATGGATTGCTGTTTGGAGTGAACTTGTGGTCGGATCCCTGAGCTTGACCATTCGGGAAGATCAAATCCACACGAGTTTGGGCATCAGTGGACGACCTTGTCAGAGAGATTCTGATTGTCCTCAGGAGCAAGTGTGTGCCACAAGTGACGACTCGTCGAATTCCACCCAG GGTGTTTCTTGGTGCATCTGTCCACGAGGCTACGTCCTGTGGAAGTGGTCTTGCCATCCCAAAGTTCTCCAATTAGGCGGATCTTGCATTTTTAGTGCGCAGTGTGAGGCACCTTTTAAGCACAATCATCGGATTTGTGATCCCTTGAGCAAACAGTGTGCCTGTGAATTTGGGTTTGTTCCTTCATCGGACGCCGAAACTTGTATCATGGTCAATCCCAGGGAAGTGACCTCAACTTCAGAGGCCAATCTGAAAATGGAGCTTATCAGGCAAATCAGGGAGGATCTGGAGACTCGTAATCACACCCGATCTAAACATGATGATGTTGTGTCAAGCGGAGAGGACACCTTGCATCCCAAACATTTGAATTCCGACCAAATTCACACTGTTCTTTACATAGGCCTTGCACTCTGTTGCGTTCTTTGCGTGGGAGCCATCAGCGCCCTCTACATGAAGTtcatgaagaagaagcaaaacaATCAAGCCGCAATTCGTGGCCTCTTAGATCTCGTCTCTGGTAGTGATACCAATAGTGTGGTTGGAGGAGGGAGTTCGCCTGGATCGTTTGACTCCAATACGGGTGGCATATACCCGCATAGTTACATCATCCAGCCACCTACTTTGGGCAATGGGCACATTCAGTGTGTGGACTCCTCAATTATAAATCTGGACACCAGTCGCCGTCGCCAAAGTAAAATTTTATTGCCAGCCTTGGAGGAAGATCAAGTAGTCACTTATCCCGCTCCACATTTATCAATGCCAATTCTGCCCCCTATCCGAAATAAACCTAGGGAGCACAAAGGTGAAGACATTCGATTCATCGTCCCGCGACCCCGTGTGGATGGAGAAATAGAAACCCCTACCATTGCAGCCATCACTGAGAGCCTCAATGAGATTAACAATCGCAAATCCACTTATCAACGAATTATGACTGAATCGGCTGCTTCATTCCCCGTGGTGGACTCGCCCCCGCCAATCCCTGAAGAGCCTCACCTATGA